One region of bacterium genomic DNA includes:
- a CDS encoding M28 family peptidase, which yields MGRAHLLVFALTILTGVFNVSSCTSTVMPEYDGTKAYADLERQVAFGPRVPGSEAHEKTKNWLIESLKSCTSYVAVQPFRDRFAGQDTDMYNIMASFYPDKKQRILLCAHWDCRPYADQDKELSNHSKPVPGANDSASGVAVLLGIARIMKDNEPPVGVDIVFFDGEDGGDYGDDDTWTLGSRFFAKTMPSSFKPQYAVLLDMIGDKDLSLTRDYYSAQSAPLIMSRIEKICGNLGISMSPGMTGITDDHIPLIGRGIPSVDLIDFDYPSWHTVSDTPDKCSAESLGKIGTLVLTLIYGE from the coding sequence ATGGGGAGAGCTCACCTTCTAGTCTTTGCCCTGACCATACTGACCGGCGTGTTCAATGTATCCTCCTGTACCTCCACGGTCATGCCGGAGTATGACGGTACGAAAGCGTACGCCGATCTTGAGCGACAGGTCGCATTCGGACCGAGAGTACCAGGGTCCGAAGCACATGAAAAAACAAAGAACTGGCTCATCGAAAGCCTTAAATCATGTACTTCTTATGTCGCCGTTCAACCCTTCAGGGATCGTTTTGCCGGCCAGGATACCGACATGTATAATATCATGGCCTCTTTTTATCCCGACAAGAAACAGCGCATACTGCTCTGCGCTCACTGGGACTGCCGTCCCTATGCCGACCAGGACAAGGAGTTGTCGAATCATTCGAAGCCTGTTCCCGGGGCCAATGACAGCGCCAGCGGTGTCGCTGTCCTTCTTGGAATTGCACGGATAATGAAGGATAACGAGCCGCCGGTCGGAGTCGATATTGTGTTTTTCGATGGCGAGGACGGCGGCGATTACGGCGACGACGACACATGGACGCTCGGGTCGCGGTTCTTCGCGAAAACCATGCCGTCATCGTTCAAGCCGCAATATGCGGTTCTGCTGGATATGATAGGCGACAAAGACCTGTCGCTTACACGTGATTATTATTCCGCTCAGTCCGCCCCGTTAATCATGTCCAGAATCGAGAAAATCTGCGGAAATCTCGGAATATCCATGTCGCCCGGTATGACGGGTATCACCGATGATCATATCCCGCTCATCGGGCGGGGGATACCATCGGTCGATCTCATCGATTTCGATTATCCTTCCTGGCATACCGTCTCGGACACACCTGACAAGTGTTCGGCGGAAAGCCTCGGAAAAATCGGCACGCTGGTTCTCACCCTCATTTACGGAGAATAG
- a CDS encoding ComEA family DNA-binding protein, with amino-acid sequence MALFSRRDRTAIAIIGLLILVGWGIRFGTRADKIPGDLQVIRHAAEPPPLVQNPDTLLSGDGIPDGAVNINTAGKEELEKLPLIGPSRAAAIIAYRDAHGRFRRPEDIRRVTGIGAGIYEGIRRYITVTDSTGKGE; translated from the coding sequence GTGGCGCTTTTCTCACGGCGTGACCGTACCGCAATCGCCATAATAGGGCTGCTCATCCTCGTCGGCTGGGGAATCCGTTTCGGAACGAGAGCCGATAAAATCCCCGGCGACCTGCAGGTGATTCGTCATGCAGCCGAGCCGCCGCCGCTCGTACAGAACCCGGATACCCTGCTGTCCGGTGACGGAATCCCTGACGGTGCAGTAAATATCAATACCGCAGGAAAGGAAGAGCTCGAAAAGCTGCCGCTGATCGGTCCTTCACGGGCAGCCGCCATCATTGCATACCGTGACGCCCATGGGAGGTTCAGGCGTCCGGAAGACATACGGCGTGTTACGGGAATCGGAGCGGGTATATATGAAGGTATCAGGAGGTATATAACAGTCACGGACAGTACCGGCAAGGGTGAATAG
- the pilM gene encoding pilus assembly protein PilM produces MAQGIGVRYSEQGVRLLSVVRSDKSLKITGLAVGPPEETLDSFMNSDIVASGNVSVTIGLAPGNFVSSSMMKEEGMTSQDMKKHLKWEIEKKILSGLSDYILDYFITDGIGCVFAGRRELIEKEKSLFSGVRPSIANIYTDVETVALYNGSEGAGEVGNDTMMVVSVEAEGISSLVIDRGALVGMDSFPVQEQELAKILPCLDSGGMNAMTQTVAIRLSGYIEQSLQRLTSYGDFKDKPTLNQLVLSGGGAYCGNLAGVISQKTGIPVTVSNPLKERLTEVPESQEELVQMSAAFTSCYGLALRALED; encoded by the coding sequence GTGGCCCAGGGTATCGGAGTTCGATACAGCGAGCAGGGAGTCCGTCTCCTCAGCGTCGTTCGGAGTGACAAAAGCCTGAAGATAACCGGCCTTGCTGTCGGTCCCCCGGAGGAAACACTGGATTCGTTCATGAATTCAGACATCGTTGCTTCCGGAAATGTGTCGGTAACCATCGGTCTCGCTCCGGGAAATTTCGTTTCTTCCTCCATGATGAAGGAAGAAGGAATGACCAGCCAGGATATGAAGAAACACCTCAAATGGGAAATTGAAAAAAAGATACTTTCAGGTCTTTCCGACTACATCCTTGACTATTTTATCACCGACGGTATCGGATGTGTTTTTGCGGGAAGACGCGAGCTCATCGAGAAGGAGAAATCGCTCTTTTCCGGTGTACGGCCATCCATCGCGAATATATATACCGATGTCGAGACGGTGGCTCTCTATAACGGGAGCGAAGGCGCCGGCGAGGTCGGAAATGACACCATGATGGTTGTCTCGGTGGAGGCGGAAGGCATATCGTCTCTTGTCATCGATCGGGGCGCCCTGGTCGGAATGGATTCATTTCCGGTTCAGGAACAGGAGCTGGCGAAAATTCTTCCCTGCCTTGACAGCGGGGGAATGAATGCCATGACACAGACTGTGGCAATCCGTCTTTCGGGTTATATCGAGCAATCGCTGCAGAGGCTTACATCGTATGGTGATTTCAAGGACAAACCGACCCTGAATCAGCTGGTACTTTCGGGGGGCGGAGCATATTGCGGAAATCTTGCCGGGGTTATCAGCCAGAAGACCGGTATTCCGGTGACTGTTTCCAATCCGCTCAAGGAGCGTTTAACCGAGGTTCCGGAGAGTCAGGAGGAACTTGTGCAGATGAGTGCGGCGTTTACGAGCTGTTACGGGCTGGCGCTCAGGGCATTGGAGGACTGA
- a CDS encoding PilN domain-containing protein: MMKINLSGEQDNKKNSQTTVAQSPGEAAPLSQPPPVEEEKPEIIVKERKKVPTPLLIVLLIVLVAAGGYLKRDFIMSLIPKKSPVVEPVAPPPPPPPKKEVVEKEPDPTFVVLNRIAEAVPPRLWLTSAVIKSDGTYQIKGFSFSYQPMTDMVSALEGKGTVAAKNIPAMSKSSETVYQFGIDGNIAGIKTPEILDNVPTDDLVAAANTVKGSEKEFGVKFSRLPKSGQTYTDKDVPFTLEGSYEGLKKVISVLCPEGGKTRVFNLMITPSAPGGSFDRVKASFSLKQVSAI, from the coding sequence ATGATGAAAATCAATTTATCCGGCGAACAGGACAATAAAAAGAACAGCCAGACTACCGTTGCCCAGTCTCCGGGCGAAGCTGCTCCGCTCAGCCAGCCTCCACCCGTGGAAGAAGAGAAACCCGAAATAATCGTGAAGGAAAGGAAAAAAGTCCCGACCCCTCTGCTGATTGTTCTCCTGATTGTTCTCGTGGCGGCCGGAGGGTATCTCAAACGTGATTTTATCATGAGCCTGATACCCAAGAAGTCACCGGTAGTGGAACCTGTCGCCCCGCCGCCGCCTCCTCCTCCCAAAAAGGAGGTTGTCGAGAAAGAACCCGATCCGACGTTTGTCGTTCTCAACAGGATTGCCGAGGCTGTTCCGCCCCGTCTCTGGCTGACTTCGGCGGTTATCAAGTCTGACGGAACATACCAGATCAAGGGTTTCTCGTTTTCCTACCAGCCGATGACCGATATGGTCTCCGCGCTCGAGGGAAAAGGAACGGTGGCTGCAAAGAATATTCCCGCTATGTCAAAGTCATCGGAGACTGTGTACCAGTTCGGTATCGACGGGAATATCGCCGGAATCAAGACACCTGAAATTCTCGATAACGTTCCAACCGATGATCTTGTCGCCGCCGCAAATACGGTCAAGGGCAGCGAAAAGGAATTCGGCGTCAAATTTTCACGGCTGCCGAAAAGCGGCCAGACATATACCGACAAGGATGTGCCTTTCACTCTCGAAGGGTCGTACGAAGGTTTGAAGAAAGTCATTTCGGTACTCTGTCCCGAGGGCGGGAAAACACGTGTTTTCAATCTCATGATAACTCCGTCCGCGCCCGGTGGCTCCTTTGACAGGGTGAAAGCGTCATTTTCCCTCAAACAGGTTTCAGCGATCTGA
- the rsmD gene encoding 16S rRNA (guanine(966)-N(2))-methyltransferase RsmD, producing the protein MLRVIGGQFRGRKIRAPEGLATRPVLGRVREALFNVIGGVEGFRVLDLYAGTGAVGIEALSRGAESAVFVDSGFKQCRIISENLTLLGVSAEVIHLQADRAIGKLREAGSRFDFIFADPPYEHGLGVITLDAVDKGGILAVHGIMALTVRHNEEIPGASGALKQIFNRRYGDTRLVIFTPE; encoded by the coding sequence ATGCTCAGAGTGATCGGGGGACAGTTTAGGGGAAGAAAAATCAGGGCTCCTGAAGGGCTTGCCACCCGGCCTGTACTGGGGAGGGTTCGAGAAGCCCTTTTTAATGTCATCGGGGGAGTTGAAGGTTTCAGGGTTCTCGATCTTTATGCTGGAACAGGGGCTGTCGGCATCGAGGCGCTTTCACGGGGGGCGGAATCGGCGGTGTTTGTGGATTCCGGATTCAAACAGTGCCGGATAATAAGCGAAAACCTTACCCTTTTAGGCGTTTCCGCCGAGGTGATTCATCTTCAGGCTGACCGCGCTATCGGGAAGTTACGGGAAGCGGGCAGCCGATTCGATTTTATCTTTGCTGATCCACCCTACGAACACGGGCTTGGTGTGATAACCCTCGATGCGGTGGACAAGGGCGGCATCCTCGCCGTTCATGGCATCATGGCGCTGACCGTTCGCCATAACGAAGAAATTCCCGGTGCATCCGGAGCTTTAAAACAGATTTTCAACCGCCGTTACGGAGATACCCGTCTTGTCATTTTTACGCCGGAATGA
- the coaD gene encoding pantetheine-phosphate adenylyltransferase: MRIALYPGTFDPITKGHMDVVSRAVRIFDRLVIGVASNPLKQPFFSFEERIDLVKQVIHEEYDTEHIEVIGFECLTVDLARKVGATALIRGLRAVTDFEYELQIALTNRNLARDIESVFLMPSVEYIYLNSSVVKEVAKHGGDISDFVHDIVGKKLRTYFNKKKC, translated from the coding sequence GTGAGAATAGCGTTATATCCGGGGACTTTTGATCCTATTACCAAAGGGCACATGGATGTGGTTTCGCGGGCTGTGCGAATTTTCGACAGGCTTGTGATCGGTGTTGCATCCAATCCTTTAAAACAGCCGTTTTTCAGTTTCGAGGAGCGGATCGATCTTGTGAAGCAGGTAATTCATGAAGAATACGATACTGAACACATAGAGGTGATCGGCTTCGAATGCCTGACTGTCGATCTTGCCCGGAAAGTGGGAGCGACCGCGCTCATCCGCGGCCTGCGCGCGGTGACGGACTTCGAATACGAGCTCCAGATCGCCCTGACCAACCGTAATCTCGCCCGGGATATCGAGAGTGTTTTTCTCATGCCCTCGGTCGAGTACATATACCTTAATTCCTCTGTTGTCAAGGAAGTCGCCAAACATGGCGGCGATATAAGCGATTTCGTTCATGACATTGTGGGAAAAAAGCTCCGGACATATTTTAACAAAAAGAAATGCTGA
- a CDS encoding FAD-binding protein, with product MIPADVIQKLRNILGPEQVVTDPDELIAYSYDAQPSKAVPDAMVLVTGTNDTALVAQLCAERSIPVVARGAGSGQTGGSIPVRGGVVINTERMNRIIRISEEDRLGYLEPGVITGDFQKAAARKGLFYPPEPASAHFSTIGGNVAESAGGLGCVKYGLTKHFVAGLVFVTARGDIVRTGVYTDRESPFDVGATLIGSEGTLGIITEVAVRLIPLPESRITVLALYRSLMETARASNAALLSGVRPSVLEFMDRSCIDTVLEYAEMTVPDETGALLIAELDGDKEEIALGHEVLLEALGRFNPLDLKSAKTSKDREALWKLRTSLSPAIAKIAPLKFNEDICVPLSRIPDMASFVEELGRRRDVKVVTFGHSGDGNLHINFMTHWKKPDEIARVEEAIVDLFRETVRVGGTLSGEHGIGITKRPYLGIELDEATMDFEKRVKRAYDPDDILNPGKIFPECR from the coding sequence ATGATACCAGCCGATGTGATTCAGAAATTACGCAATATTCTCGGGCCGGAACAGGTTGTTACCGATCCCGATGAGCTCATTGCCTATTCATACGATGCCCAGCCCTCAAAAGCCGTTCCCGATGCGATGGTGCTCGTAACCGGCACGAACGATACGGCATTGGTGGCACAGCTCTGCGCCGAACGCTCCATACCCGTGGTTGCCCGCGGAGCGGGTAGCGGTCAGACCGGCGGCTCGATCCCCGTCCGCGGGGGTGTGGTCATCAACACGGAGCGGATGAACCGTATCATCCGTATCAGCGAGGAAGACCGCCTCGGTTACCTCGAACCGGGAGTCATAACCGGCGATTTCCAGAAAGCTGCTGCCCGTAAAGGACTATTTTATCCGCCAGAACCGGCATCCGCGCATTTTTCGACAATCGGCGGGAATGTCGCCGAATCGGCGGGCGGGCTCGGCTGCGTGAAGTACGGGCTCACGAAGCACTTCGTCGCCGGGCTCGTTTTTGTCACGGCTCGGGGAGATATTGTCAGAACCGGCGTCTACACCGACCGTGAGTCGCCGTTCGATGTCGGTGCTACCCTTATCGGCTCCGAAGGAACGCTCGGTATCATCACCGAGGTTGCAGTCCGGCTCATCCCGCTGCCCGAAAGCAGGATAACCGTGCTCGCGCTCTACAGGTCGCTCATGGAAACCGCGCGGGCTTCGAATGCGGCGCTTCTGTCCGGTGTCCGGCCCTCGGTTCTCGAGTTCATGGACAGAAGCTGCATCGACACCGTGCTCGAATATGCCGAAATGACAGTGCCCGATGAAACGGGGGCGCTGCTCATTGCCGAACTGGACGGCGACAAGGAGGAGATTGCGCTCGGGCACGAGGTTCTGCTCGAAGCGCTCGGCCGTTTTAACCCGCTCGATCTGAAGAGCGCAAAAACCTCGAAAGACCGTGAAGCGCTCTGGAAGCTCAGAACATCGCTCTCACCGGCTATCGCGAAGATCGCTCCGCTCAAGTTCAACGAGGATATCTGCGTACCCCTGTCGCGAATCCCCGATATGGCTTCGTTTGTCGAGGAACTCGGCAGGAGGAGAGATGTCAAGGTGGTTACCTTCGGGCATTCGGGCGACGGGAACCTCCATATCAATTTCATGACCCACTGGAAGAAGCCGGACGAGATAGCCCGTGTCGAGGAAGCGATTGTCGATCTGTTCCGCGAGACAGTCCGTGTAGGCGGGACGCTGTCCGGGGAACACGGTATCGGAATCACCAAGCGCCCCTATCTGGGAATCGAGCTCGACGAGGCGACCATGGATTTCGAAAAGAGGGTCAAACGTGCCTATGATCCGGACGATATACTGAATCCGGGGAAGATATTCCCGGAATGTCGTTAA
- a CDS encoding 3-isopropylmalate dehydratase large subunit: MGLTLAEKILSAHADNEVHAGELAIITVDVCLTQDGTGPLAVRQLEKLGMIRAAHPESTVLFIDHSAPAARKELANDHMLLRGFAEKTGACLSDIGDGVCHQVISEGWLKPGDVLIGADSHTCTGGAMAAFSTGMGSTDVAVGIALGKTWMKVPESIRIDVSGSFPKGVYAKDLILSLIGQITADGATYKALEFGGSAIEAMPYHERMVLSNMAVEAGAKAGLIASDSVTKRFLESQGRSEDYREIRPDPDAVYERVIEMDVSNLVPMVAYPHRVDNVRTIGEAKGEKIDQVFIGTCTNGRLEDLRIAAEILRGRKRHPKTRLIVVPASRTIYGQALEEGLLAVFNDAGASINTPGCGPCVGVHQGILGDGEKCLSTMNRNFKGRMGNPESFIYLASPATCAASALTGEISDPREVL, from the coding sequence ATGGGACTCACACTTGCGGAAAAAATACTGAGCGCGCACGCCGACAACGAGGTTCACGCCGGTGAGCTCGCCATAATTACGGTCGATGTGTGCCTCACACAGGACGGTACGGGGCCGCTCGCAGTCCGTCAGCTCGAAAAACTCGGCATGATCAGGGCGGCTCATCCCGAAAGCACGGTGCTCTTTATCGATCACTCGGCGCCCGCGGCGCGCAAGGAGCTCGCGAACGACCACATGCTTCTCAGGGGTTTTGCCGAAAAGACCGGCGCCTGCCTGTCCGACATCGGGGACGGTGTCTGCCACCAGGTTATCAGCGAGGGCTGGCTCAAGCCGGGAGATGTGCTCATCGGCGCGGATTCGCACACCTGCACGGGCGGCGCGATGGCGGCGTTCTCGACCGGAATGGGCTCGACCGATGTCGCGGTCGGCATCGCCCTCGGAAAAACGTGGATGAAGGTTCCGGAGAGCATCAGGATCGATGTTTCGGGCTCATTCCCGAAAGGGGTGTATGCCAAGGACCTCATCCTCTCGCTCATCGGGCAGATCACCGCGGACGGGGCGACCTACAAGGCGCTCGAATTCGGGGGAAGCGCAATCGAGGCCATGCCGTACCACGAGCGAATGGTGCTCTCGAACATGGCGGTCGAAGCGGGCGCAAAAGCGGGGCTGATCGCCTCGGACTCTGTGACGAAGCGGTTTCTCGAATCTCAGGGGCGCAGCGAAGATTATCGCGAGATAAGACCCGACCCCGATGCAGTCTACGAGCGTGTCATCGAAATGGATGTCTCGAACCTTGTCCCCATGGTGGCATACCCGCACCGTGTGGACAATGTCAGAACCATCGGCGAGGCAAAAGGCGAGAAAATCGACCAGGTTTTCATCGGCACCTGCACCAACGGCCGCCTCGAAGACCTCAGGATAGCGGCGGAGATTCTCAGGGGCAGAAAACGTCACCCGAAAACCCGTCTCATCGTCGTTCCCGCCTCGCGCACGATCTACGGTCAGGCGCTCGAAGAGGGGCTGCTTGCGGTTTTCAACGATGCAGGGGCATCCATCAACACACCGGGATGCGGTCCCTGCGTGGGCGTTCACCAGGGCATTCTCGGTGACGGCGAGAAATGCCTGTCCACGATGAACCGTAATTTCAAGGGACGGATGGGCAACCCGGAAAGCTTTATCTATCTTGCAAGCCCGGCAACCTGCGCTGCGAGCGCACTCACCGGAGAAATTTCAGATCCGCGGGAGGTTTTGTAA
- a CDS encoding 3-isopropylmalate dehydratase small subunit gives MTMNGKAWTFGDNISTDLIAPGRLFHLRSNLPELAKHVLEDADPEFAAKVQKGDFVVGGSNFGLGSSREHAPTIIKLAGVSAVIAQSFARIFFRNAINVGLPVIQCDTSGIEAGDEIEVDLAEGTVKDLTKGFTLTFPPLPGIMRTILEDGGLVAHLQKHGDFTL, from the coding sequence ATGACAATGAATGGAAAAGCATGGACATTCGGCGATAACATCTCGACAGACCTCATCGCTCCCGGACGGCTCTTTCATCTCCGTTCAAACCTGCCGGAGCTGGCAAAACATGTGCTCGAGGACGCTGACCCGGAATTCGCCGCGAAGGTGCAGAAGGGTGATTTTGTCGTCGGAGGGAGCAACTTCGGGCTCGGCTCCTCGCGCGAGCATGCGCCGACTATCATAAAGCTTGCCGGTGTTTCCGCCGTGATAGCGCAGTCGTTCGCGCGGATATTCTTCCGCAACGCCATCAATGTCGGGCTTCCGGTCATCCAGTGCGATACATCGGGGATCGAGGCCGGCGACGAGATCGAGGTCGACCTCGCCGAAGGCACGGTGAAAGACCTGACGAAGGGTTTCACCCTGACATTTCCGCCTCTGCCGGGGATCATGCGGACGATACTCGAGGACGGCGGTCTTGTGGCGCATCTCCAGAAGCACGGGGATTTTACGCTGTAA
- the icd gene encoding isocitrate dehydrogenase (NADP(+)), whose product MDYTRIELESGGKTISVRNDRLNVPNNPVIPFIEGDGIGPDIWKASRRVLDAAVEKAYNGENKIAWVEILAGEKAFEKTGEWLPRETLDAIRHFVVAIKGPLTTPVGEGFRSLNVTIRQKLDLYACVRPVRYFKGTPSPVCEPEKLDVVIYRENTEDVYAGIEWQRASAEAVSLMGFLKNKLGIEIRPDSGIGIKPISATCSKRLVRKAIEYAIANKRESVTLVHKGNIMKYTEGAFREWGYELARDEFPHETITEAEVYEKYDGKTPEGRILIKDRIADSMFQQILLRPAEYDVIATTNLNGDYLSDACAAQVGGIGMAPGANIGDSIGVFEATHGTAPKYRGKNAANPSSLILSGCLLLEYIGWQAASDLIYRALEQAIIHKTVTYDLERLVKGATKLSTSEFADAVIDGM is encoded by the coding sequence GTGGACTACACCAGAATCGAACTTGAAAGCGGAGGAAAAACGATATCGGTCAGAAATGACCGGCTGAATGTTCCGAACAATCCCGTAATACCGTTCATCGAGGGAGATGGCATCGGGCCCGATATCTGGAAAGCTTCGAGAAGGGTCCTCGATGCGGCCGTTGAAAAAGCGTATAACGGAGAGAATAAAATTGCATGGGTGGAGATTCTGGCGGGCGAAAAAGCGTTTGAAAAAACCGGCGAATGGCTTCCCCGGGAAACGCTCGATGCCATCAGGCATTTCGTCGTGGCAATAAAGGGCCCGCTCACTACCCCGGTAGGAGAGGGATTCCGCAGCCTCAACGTTACGATCAGGCAGAAGCTCGACCTTTACGCCTGTGTCAGGCCGGTACGCTATTTCAAGGGAACGCCGTCCCCCGTATGCGAGCCCGAAAAACTCGATGTGGTCATTTACCGTGAGAATACCGAAGATGTATATGCGGGTATCGAGTGGCAGCGGGCTTCGGCGGAAGCGGTAAGCCTGATGGGTTTTCTCAAAAACAAGCTCGGAATCGAAATCAGGCCCGATTCAGGTATCGGTATAAAGCCAATCAGCGCCACCTGCTCAAAACGGCTGGTCCGGAAGGCGATTGAATACGCCATTGCGAACAAACGCGAATCGGTGACACTCGTCCACAAGGGTAACATCATGAAATACACCGAGGGCGCTTTCCGTGAATGGGGTTACGAGCTTGCCCGGGACGAATTTCCCCATGAGACCATAACCGAAGCCGAGGTATATGAAAAATATGACGGTAAAACTCCCGAAGGCCGGATTCTGATAAAAGACCGTATCGCCGACTCCATGTTTCAGCAGATACTGTTACGGCCTGCCGAATACGATGTCATTGCGACGACCAATCTGAACGGCGATTACCTCTCCGACGCATGCGCCGCACAGGTTGGAGGTATCGGCATGGCGCCCGGAGCAAATATCGGGGATTCCATCGGAGTCTTCGAGGCAACCCACGGAACGGCGCCGAAATACCGCGGCAAGAACGCCGCCAATCCCTCTTCGCTGATCCTGTCCGGATGCCTGCTGCTCGAGTACATCGGCTGGCAGGCTGCCTCCGATCTCATATACAGGGCGCTCGAACAAGCCATCATACATAAAACGGTCACCTATGATCTCGAACGGCTCGTAAAAGGCGCGACAAAACTGTCGACCAGCGAATTCGCCGATGCCGTTATCGATGGAATGTAA
- the obgE gene encoding GTPase ObgE, translating into MFIDEARIYVKAGAGGNGIVSFRREKFVPKGGPDGGDGGDGGSVVFVVDTNENTLIRFKYRQHFKAESGKHGQGAQKHGQSGADIVIPVPPGTIIRDEETGVILADLSEETDRVTVAKGGRGGRGNARFATSTNQTPRHADQGIRGEEKHLLLELKLLADVGLVGFPNAGKSTLLSRVSAAHPKIADYPFTTLEPHLGIVRYDEMKSFVMADIPGIIEGAHEGKGLGFQFLRHIERTKILLFLIECTEEDPAAVYHKLLSELELYSPGLIHKPKFVALTKTDLFPADTPRTVPGFGTGIEAYAVSAVSGDGMERLIYRLGKAVESVGIHVQ; encoded by the coding sequence ATGTTCATAGACGAGGCTCGTATATATGTAAAAGCGGGAGCAGGCGGTAACGGAATCGTTTCCTTCCGCCGTGAGAAATTTGTCCCGAAAGGCGGACCGGACGGCGGCGACGGCGGCGACGGTGGAAGCGTCGTGTTTGTTGTTGACACGAACGAGAACACTCTCATACGGTTCAAATACCGTCAGCACTTTAAAGCCGAATCGGGGAAACACGGCCAGGGCGCTCAGAAGCACGGCCAGTCCGGGGCGGATATTGTAATCCCCGTTCCGCCCGGCACGATCATACGGGATGAAGAAACCGGCGTTATACTGGCCGACCTTTCGGAAGAGACCGACCGTGTCACTGTGGCAAAGGGCGGACGCGGAGGACGGGGGAATGCCCGCTTCGCCACTTCGACGAATCAGACACCCCGTCATGCCGATCAGGGGATTCGCGGGGAAGAAAAACACCTGCTGCTCGAACTGAAACTCCTTGCCGATGTGGGACTTGTCGGTTTCCCGAATGCGGGGAAATCGACGCTCCTGTCGAGGGTTTCCGCCGCACACCCGAAGATCGCGGATTATCCCTTCACGACACTCGAACCTCATCTCGGAATCGTGCGCTACGATGAGATGAAGAGCTTTGTCATGGCGGACATTCCGGGGATTATCGAGGGAGCGCACGAGGGCAAGGGGCTCGGTTTCCAGTTTCTCCGCCATATCGAGCGGACGAAGATACTCCTTTTTCTCATAGAGTGTACCGAGGAAGACCCCGCGGCGGTCTATCATAAACTTCTGAGCGAGCTCGAACTCTACAGCCCCGGGCTGATACACAAACCAAAGTTTGTTGCGCTGACGAAAACGGATCTCTTTCCGGCCGATACTCCGCGAACTGTTCCCGGGTTCGGTACGGGAATCGAGGCATATGCCGTCTCGGCGGTCAGCGGCGACGGTATGGAAAGGCTGATATACCGTCTCGGTAAAGCTGTCGAATCGGTCGGAATTCACGTTCAATAA
- the dprA gene encoding DNA-processing protein DprA, with protein sequence MEEEQEDILALFGVPGVGAKTYARLVLRFGTPSGVFGASDKELLDMEGVGPKLVHAIRTYDRKTFVSGQKQLMEKCGAQLLTRISKDYPPLLNKFTSAPPVLFVRGDVSVLSEQSLAFVGTRRPSDYGIIMTRNLTGGAVNAGLCVVSGMAAGIDATAHRTALDHGGKTAAVFGCGVDILYPHENRKLAQDILQKGCLVSHFPMGIEPLRGNFPARNAVIVGLSLGTVVVEAPVKSGALITADLTMRAGRKLFAVPGNATSRTSEGSNGLLTKGAHPVTNIAHILPLIGKTAPNSPNGISSAPPVMQRPLPPGAGGEILKIIEKGPLHIDDICVRLGKPVPEVLYELTSLELEGYVKQNPGKIFERM encoded by the coding sequence ATGGAAGAAGAACAGGAGGATATTCTTGCGCTTTTCGGCGTACCCGGAGTCGGCGCCAAGACATATGCCCGTCTCGTTCTGCGGTTCGGTACGCCTTCGGGAGTGTTCGGCGCTTCCGATAAAGAGCTGCTCGATATGGAGGGCGTCGGGCCGAAGCTCGTACACGCCATCCGCACATATGACCGTAAAACCTTCGTGAGCGGGCAGAAACAGCTCATGGAAAAGTGCGGTGCACAGCTCCTGACCAGAATCTCGAAGGATTATCCCCCTCTTCTCAACAAGTTTACATCCGCACCGCCGGTTCTTTTTGTCCGCGGCGATGTGTCGGTGCTGTCCGAACAGTCTCTGGCGTTTGTCGGTACGCGGAGACCATCCGATTACGGCATCATCATGACCCGGAACCTCACGGGCGGAGCGGTGAACGCCGGCCTGTGCGTTGTCAGCGGCATGGCGGCGGGGATAGACGCAACCGCTCATCGTACAGCGCTTGATCATGGCGGAAAGACCGCCGCGGTTTTCGGCTGCGGCGTCGATATCCTGTATCCCCATGAAAACCGTAAACTCGCGCAGGATATACTTCAGAAGGGATGTCTGGTCAGCCATTTTCCCATGGGTATCGAGCCGCTGCGGGGAAATTTTCCTGCCCGCAATGCGGTGATTGTCGGTCTTTCCCTCGGCACTGTCGTCGTGGAAGCCCCGGTTAAAAGCGGGGCGCTCATAACCGCCGATCTGACGATGAGGGCCGGAAGGAAGCTTTTTGCCGTTCCGGGTAACGCTACATCCCGCACGAGCGAGGGAAGCAACGGGCTGCTTACGAAGGGCGCGCATCCGGTTACGAATATCGCCCATATCCTCCCGCTCATCGGGAAGACTGCACCGAACTCTCCGAACGGTATTTCATCAGCGCCACCCGTGATGCAGCGGCCCTTGCCGCCCGGAGCAGGAGGGGAAATACTGAAAATCATCGAAAAAGGCCCGCTTCATATCGATGATATCTGTGTGCGGCTCGGAAAGCCGGTTCCGGAGGTGCTCTACGAGCTTACCAGTCTCGAGCTCGAAGGGTATGTGAAACAGAATCCCGGAAAGATATTCGAGAGAATGTGA